The stretch of DNA gtggaaaaatatttccgaacgtttctccacccaagtcgattcgcagaaaattcggaaaaaaattttgatacctttctccactcatttctccgcataggtcaatttgggagaaattcggagtaatcacggagaaattcggagtaaatgCGGAGAAATTCTgagtaatcgcggagaaattcaggagaaatcgcggagaaatattttcaccaaggacctcataaaaaaaccaaaaaatgataattttctaataaaataattttaaaaaaatctaatatgcctataattattaaaagattatgattttattattaaacaaaaatttttgcaaatcgcaaattctcacagacgattccaattatttttttaatcaaaatttattcaaaaaaaaaaaaatctaatatgcctaaaattattaaaatattataactttaatattgaacaaaaatttttattaataaaatgctctttttttatattaaatacaaaataaaaatatactgtcgtacgtctgtcggatttttgtcggaattgtgtcggaattgtgtgagaattgtaaaatctcacagtcgtgtacagatgattctgacagctaacctcacttttaatacataaacagaattgagttttttcaataaaaaaattatttaaaaaaaattctaatgtgtcttaaattataaaaatattatttagaaatttttagacataatattttattttttaaatgcttcttactatttatttttgtgacttagaaattcttatagtcgtgtgtcggttttgtgttgtttttgtatgagatcagtgcacattccgactatcggcattttcgctagggaattttcaacaaattccGTATTCCATCTGGAAGTATAAGGACTAGTGTGGTCCGCCCCTTCCGAGTGAGTTTTCGAACGGACCCAAGGTGTATTCCCTTCCCACTCACACCTGCGCACGTCAAAtcttgtacagtcaacgtATATACGAACTAATACTACACTACTTAAAACTgtataaaagttacattatattCCAGTAGTTTCAACTCAACTGtagttgacgtgactgtaccgaAAATGTCCAAAATACACCAGATTCGTTTCTCTCTCGGCGACACTTTTGACGCAAGAGTTCACTTTCcagtttaattatatttcagcGGCACCAACTTGcttaaaaacacaaaaaaaataaataaaaatataatctctctttttcttcttAATTCGTTGACAATTCGATATTTTAACAGTCAATGAGTACTATATATGTGTaaattatgaacaaaaaaatttatttacaatgctAACCATAATTGTTGTACTTTTTTAATGTCGgccttattaaaaaaaactagtgtaAAGTTAGCAGATCTATGCTGGAGTACGTTCTCAAACCTTGTTCAGTTCGGTATATCAAGATGGCAGTGATTCAAttcaaatatatgaaaattttaaacactCCATTATAAACTTTTCCATATTGCAATTTGGTTCGGTAGTTCAGAAAGTACGCAGCATTGTCAggggtacgttccaaaaccatggtttctatatatttacaattgggCCCTGCGATAAAGTAATAGTATTGAATCTAATAAGTcccacaaatttaaaaaaattataaccgAGGTTCTAATCCATGATAATGAATGACGATTGTGTATAttatctcaacaaaaaaaaaaacaaagtttttttttacaaaaaaagagaaattgtcactataattgtaagtatattaatttagatatgaCACTAGAAAGTCAAgagagaaatatatatttttgacgcatGTAATAAAGTCTGaactattaaaaatcaaaattttatacttgacctcACTtgatctaaaatatatatctatacctactattgaaattttattttggaagAATCAGGTGGGTTTCACAAAAAGTTGTTACCAACGTAACAAAAGAAATCTGgatttgaaaataacaaaaaaaaaagagatcaTAGTGATCAGAAAGAAGGTATGAGAGAGAAAACAAATGCAATGTTATTATACCAACATAACAAAAATCTGGCCTTTTTAATGAAAGGGGTgcattcttttaataaaaatttttttttcgctctgcaatttcgccctgtaataccgaccaaaattttataggaaaatgCTATTTCTTGTAGaagcagtactggcacatgacattatttttttaagcttcCAATTATTGGAAGAATTACTTAAATGACTGTTCAAttgttatatcaaactgaaataaatagaaaatagacTTGTTGTACTtgcttgttattgtcacataggtcgtACTAGACATTAGTAAAGTCTAGGATATTGCATGgagaattttatcacttttgtcgtccctggtagaaataatctctccggattttcttcgcaattgagacttccggagatattattccggagttttttcgggttttctccggattttttcggaaaaaatttcttttttatttttcgtatgtaaactcttatttcttttttttcttattaatttttccatttttttgtgtttgtttttttaagtcaaaattccggaaaaaatccggagatcttatagaaatagtctggagattactcggtaaatatctccggaagtctcaattacgtagaaaatccggagaaatccggagtAAGTCCGAAAAAACCCGTAGAGATCTGGAGAAATacggagaaaatccggagagattatttctaccaggggttgtttctgtttctagctATTTGTTcttattacagggcgaaattgcagagcgaaaaaaaattttttattaaaggaatgcacccaagacgcaatgttgaaaaattcattctatttgtaaaaaaaaatatacgcacaataaatttgatttttttcttaaaaaaagcTTGATATCAAGTCATAAGATGAacctgaataaaatttaaatttcgtcactttatatattttaaaattagtgATCTAAGATTAGCAAGTatactgagagaaattttaactaaaaattaaaacccatgttgaatagaaattactatactgctttgtaatttttgttttatttctagGATTGGCCACCAGAGAtgatattctacaataaaattatgtaaaatgtcacacaatgtcaaaaaattgttatgttacttcaagtctctgtacatcgttatcaattgcagatagacatggggttgagcggagttaattattgagaattcaattctaaacaatttataaagaattacttttttcgaTTAATCCCCTAGATAATGacttatgagttaattaaaataaagcacatacatgttttgtggaaacgataaaaagtattataagttcgaataaaaaatactgaacaatttaataaatattctaaaatatataataaaatttatcatgtacacatataaaagttagcatagacttaaatattttttactatatcgctttgtaaaaattctggttgtggggcgaaataatacaaagatggccgactgattgaacaaatgattgaattgtcatgtaatttcaagcatttctacagccttatctgttgaagctaggtatggggttaagtgaggtttattgttggtaatttatttctaaataatttatcaagaatgaattttttctatttatcaattagttttcgagttttgagcgtgtaaacagaaaagaaaaaatgttgccgggaattgattgccgttctccgtgaatctagcacaaactgccgaacttagcacaaaaaatgtccaacttttaaataaaatttataataaaatatagtaaattctaaaaccggtagtgcGTAAATTCTCAATTTActagaatttacttgtgagtatcgtgaatttagtcattttttttaaagaaaaattacaataaaattatgtaaaatttatggcttagtattgtatatagtcaatggctagattttttacataactttattgtaaaaattatctatcaatatacgaataattcttacaaataatcggaggaacgcagtttttactattggctttgtaattttttcttatacgtttgtaatttttagttaaaatttctctctgTGTATACAGAGGTTACCTCTATTCGGTGTATATAATAGGTTCGGTGTTTTTgcactttcatttttttttaaatatttttttttctcatacttgacacGAGGCACTATCGATTTTTTGTTGCTCTTCAAATCTTGCTTGACAACAGAAATGAAcaacattagaaaaaaaaataaacaaagaaaaaacagtcatttattttaaaataaaaataaaaaaaaatcgaacgttaaaaaaaaattaaaaagaaaaaaaaatcctacggaacacttagggtgcatCGAGCACttgactatatttttctttttattattatagttgGTCAAATTTCTCATAAAtacgtatttatttatttaacgtttttttattattcattttaattattatgtgGTACATTGTGTTatatacatttgtattttgtttcCTTTCACAGGAAAGActtattaatttagttttttaatttattttgctttttggCTTAAAATAAGAAGAACAAACattcataatatataataGATCCGTATCGTCTATATAGGAACTAATTGCGAGATAACTACATGCgagaaatttcaaataataacgTACAAgaagaaatgtaaaaaaaatttatcttgtaaaataaattgaaaatacattttattcagACACTAGATTCATAGATTATAACTTTtaatattggttttttaaaattaccaaaatacaaatttttattatctttaaaatcaCGAAAAAATGCTTCAACATCTTCCCACTCTTGTTTCTGAGTTATTATTTCGTCAGAGTATTTGCTGCTTGTAGCTGTTCGTAATTTCGCTAAtgaaataatagtaaaaattttttttaattccgaTGTTGTTGATCTACTACAAACATTTTTAGCACCAGCTTgttcacttaatttttttaaagtttctCCTAAAAGTCCACTTAAGACCTGCAATTGTTGCCAAGATTCAGCGTACTGCCTTCGAATAAGTTCAATTATTGTACTTGTCAGAGCTAAGCCTACCAGTATATAAAGAGTACAAAGAAGCATATACTTTGGCTTTTCTAAAacagttataaaaataaatcaaagatttgattgatttttaaataaaaatgtttaaattatttatacacacTTGGTATGAGATCACCAAAGCCAATAGTTGTCAttgtaacaaaacaaaaataaaaaccatcaAAAAAACTCCAATCTTTTTCCCAAATCATGAACAATGCTGCTCccaatgataaataaagaaaaagaaatatcatTGCAGCAAATGCacctgaaaattaaatttgaaaatatattttatttttgattaatgacATGTCTTTGACTGTAAATAAGGCTAATtccacgtgtttttttttattaaaaaaatagattcgtccaaaatatttttttgattattctttagcaaaaaaaaaacaatactttttttttttttccaaaaaaattggacttatgatttttttagttttcatttttgaggattttttaaaaaatataggctTTTGCATGCCTTTtactcaaaaactattgacttaatcgaaaaaattatagagACAAAaagttttacttttatttatagtctccaaaaaaaaaaactgaaaaattttttaaacaatatttttctacCATAATATGTTCAATAAATGATTGAAATCAATTTAACGAATCCTTAAAATATCGCAAATTTTTGAGCGCATTATTAGCTTAGCATTTTCAtaacttataatattttgaacgaatctatttgttgaataaaaaaaaacacgtggaATTAGCCATAAATATATACCCAAGTATCTTCGTTTAATTATATCAGCTGgtatataaaatgttaaaaatgatgGTAACTTTGAATGTAGTTTAACAGTTAAATTACGAACAACATCTGCAAATAATTTTCCCCAATTTGCGATTACAGTCAGAGTCAAAGGTATTCCAacaaatgcaaaaaatatgcaaaatatTCGACCTTGGATCGTTGATGGTACAACGTTTCCGTACCCTGAAAATAGGCCAATATCATTTCTAAAATTGACGACGTAacgttaattataaaaataagtatatatgTTGGACCGATTGTTGTAAGAACAGTGCTGGCAAAGAAAACAGCTTGAAGAATATTCCATCGATCAGTAAGAACTGAAGTAAGGTTTTTACTATTATCTGATGACTCAATTTCATCGatgaatttcatgaaaaatccACCTTGAGCAGCTTCTTGTATGGCAAGCTCGTAAGAATGTAATTCGACTTTCATCTAATATCCAAAggaacaaaaatatatatgtaatttttatacaaattttttgatggataaaaattattctcacCATGTTTGGTAAACTCGATAAATCCGAGTTATTTAGAATTCGATTTATCAGATAATTACGTCGAGTTAGTATTGTTTCTCGTATTTGCTCCAATCGGGCCAGTTCCGATGGCAGCtctaattgttgaaaaaccTGTGTTCAGTtgttaatgattaataaatttttttttttttttttcatttcaacaagtatagatttatttactttgaaaATAAGTTCATATTATACATACACTTATCGGATAACTTttaatttgtagtaatttgaaaaaaagttaacCGAGTGGAAATTTAAGTCAGACTATAGAGTTAAATCAATCTGGCCAGGAACGGATCCATATGTAACGCTTAATTTTAGGATTCGGAACTGAATCGAGTCATGATACCTGACCAGAACGTAAAGCTAGGATAAGGATACCTAGTCGGGAacggatcaggaaacctgaaccaaaaaagatgaataaaattgaatgaataattattctaaACAGGTAaacatttaacaaaaatataacttttttaaaataattcatcatgaaAGGATTCTGGTCAGGATGAGTTAAGGTATCTTGATCCAAATTCTCCAGGTCCCGTACATCTATCCCATATATCATAGATggaattttagtttaaaaatcaaaaagttatgcaatttttatagtgatagagtaaaaaaaaaattatatcatagTTTGTATCTCggttcataaataaaaaagttacgcCATTGTTTATCaaggtttttataaaaaaactaacaaaGGATATCTCGGAAAATTGGTGCAACTACAAGTTTCCACAAAttcagagctttttttttgacccttATACAAAGTATCTATCTTAAAGTTGTACGCCAGGTTTACAGGACACGGAGCCTCCGTTTAAATGTAAGAATATCATTGAAGCCATATTTgcttgataatgatttttttaatgagtCATTTTCATTCCTTTATTCAACCCATATATTTTGTGAACTACAAATGAGAAGCTATTTAATGAGCCTGGGTAACATTTTTTGTGAGAGTCCAGGGTTTGAGGTTTACGGTGGCCTTTTACCGAACTGACGGAAGTGAATAAcaggatatataaatttgatggaACAGCGTTGATGTTTCATCTTTTTACTTAAtgatctatatattttatctttttattcaaTGTGTACATATCTCGAttgtatatttgaattatcattatcgaatttgtatttttggaACAGTGCCAGAAAGACACAAGGTTTCAAATTCTGATGTATTGTAACTTGAATAACTAGTCAAGAATATTAAGGTAAAATATACattcattttgatattttttgatagttagttaaaataatttttattttagcaagTATTTTCAAGACTTACCAAACCACCAACAGCTGTATAAATCATCAATGCAATTAGAAGACCTATCGGTCCACTAAACGATTTAAGTTTAtcctttattttctttaaattaaaaatccatcTTTTGTGAATGACTTTGTTAGAATTATTCAGCGATTCACTATTAGTGTTATTCACACATTCATAActcattttcttttcaattttttaatttattttttataaacgaaaattaagagattatttctttaaatgtATGCTTTTAacaaatatgtaaattttttattttcgagaACTTAAATTGAGATTATATTCAGTACTAGAAATGtgtaaaaatgagaaaaaatgaTTCCGACATGCTGTGATGATGAATGATGTTCAACTTTCCACCACCTAATTTCTCGCGTGAACGAAGAAGCGTCATCTTGCGATCCCAAGCTGCGATATTCTAGAGatatttattacataaaatatgatcagaattgatttttaaaatttttaaaaataacaagaaacaTAAAATACCTtataactaaaattataattatgaaacTTTTAATGCTTgttctatttttgttttaataataataataataataataataataataataataataataataataataataataattgttatgataagattaataataacaaaatttcaaCAGGCTTAATAAGCTTTTCATTGACAAAGTATGCTAAATTAATACCATGgtactatttataaatactttttttttattttcaaaactttctgcaatcttcattatttttcgtCATGTTCACTATACAACTGACAAATTTGAAAtactttacaaaaataataaaagcaatattttttccaacatTGTTTCTAGCTAGCTGCGGACTATCaaatcattcattcatttttttcaattcgacgtgtattttttattttctaataaacttcgtattttttttgttaacgacttttataattatatttatttattcgacgGCACCACCCACTAAATACCTTTTGTTTTAAGGTTGTTCTTTAATtcgattttttccaattttatttaatatttaatctatttttttcaatcagttCAATAACGTGTCTTTGGTACATTGTTTTATTggacaacatttttttttttattatcattcaatTGCAGATGCATAACTTTTGTCGGACGAGGTACTCGTTTATCGGTCGATACAATTGCCATcgcaaattatcaaaaaatcaatttcttaattttaaatataaattacttttataatCGAAAAcagttcaataaattattaatcctatttttgttttttattgatttaaatttaggtaattttttaaatatcaatttattttgatttaatcattattattattattattattaagttgTTATTAAATTCTTTAATAAATTGCGAATGACACGTCTGATGGACTAAAatgttttcataatttttatctaaaccTTTTTATCTGTCCTTTTTTAATACTAGATAGAATTCGCTATCACAATTTGTAGTAGTGCATACACAACTTGCATGTGAATAGTGTTGAGTGattgagttattttttaaatatttaaaataattgataatttcttATTCagaataaattattctatataaattcgaaaataaaagaatttttttttttttcggtattcattgttttttcttctacGTTTCTTTTAATTCTCTAGTATATTAGAAATTTCCAAAGGCCTCTGCTGGTACTTGACTCTTACAATTTTGcggatttgtttattttcagtttttattttaccttgaTTTAGGATTAAATAGCATTTGTTAAAATGGACTGAAGATGgacgatatattattattaatcaattaataataataataattataataataatgataaattaggAAATAACATTTGGGTGTGGAAATACactacaaaataaattgttgtatgtttttaaccttaatttttttattattttttctttgtagttttttcttattgattcTTCTTTTgtattagtttttatttgtagCTACTATACTATTAC from Aphidius gifuensis isolate YNYX2018 linkage group LG4, ASM1490517v1, whole genome shotgun sequence encodes:
- the LOC122854982 gene encoding TWiK family of potassium channels protein 7 yields the protein MSYECVNNTNSESLNNSNKVIHKRWIFNLKKIKDKLKSFSGPIGLLIALMIYTAVGGLVFQQLELPSELARLEQIRETILTRRNYLINRILNNSDLSSLPNMMKVELHSYELAIQEAAQGGFFMKFIDEIESSDNSKNLTSVLTDRWNILQAVFFASTVLTTIGYGNVVPSTIQGRIFCIFFAFVGIPLTLTVIANWGKLFADVVRNLTVKLHSKLPSFLTFYIPADIIKRRYLGAFAAMIFLFLYLSLGAALFMIWEKDWSFFDGFYFCFVTMTTIGFGDLIPKKPKYMLLCTLYILVGLALTSTIIELIRRQYAESWQQLQVLSGLLGETLKKLSEQAGAKNVCSRSTTSELKKIFTIISLAKLRTATSSKYSDEIITQKQEWEDVEAFFRDFKDNKNLYFGNFKKPILKVIIYESSV